The following is a genomic window from Drosophila busckii strain San Diego stock center, stock number 13000-0081.31 chromosome 2L, ASM1175060v1, whole genome shotgun sequence.
TTGCAAGCACTTTATGAGTTTGCTGCAGAGCAATCTAAATCTGTCAGAGACGTACAGACATATGCAGCTGAGATATAtgcttatgttgctgctgttgacagtcagttagacaacaacaacaacaatagcaaaacaaactgaaattaTGATACGAGCAACAAACCGTCCAAGCAGTTGGCATATTCGATTTGCGTCAACATTTGCGTCCTCTTGCCTGTTCTCGTTCTCGTTCTCGTTTGTCGTCTAGTCCCGGACATGAAAGCGAACCGCAAAGCTCAGAGTCACAATAAAGACGGATACACTGCCCACAGTAcgtgtaaaaatatatatacatatcggCTATATAGCCATAAGCAtgtgccgctctctctctctctctctctctcgctctttcgctctgagtatgcaaaattattaataaatataacgtagcgttaaatgttgtttattttgtgctcGTTTTCGTCGCTGTCGTTGTCCTCACTGATGCACTTCCGTTCAGCTGCAATGACAGGTCTTAGGTAATTAACTGCACACAGCATGGGACATGTCATTAGAAACAAGTCACTTAAAGTGCACCTCGGGGAGGCTAAGCAAGTGCACATCAGCGCAAGctcataaaacatttaaagtttaataactATGACAGTATAATGTGCTCTAAACGAAGCGCAAgttacaacaaacttttaacTAAATATGCTTAACATTCTTGATAAGCCGCCTGtgttatcgatattatcgatagcGCAGTTTAATATAGATTAACGGCTCTAAAGTAAGTTTAATTGCTTCACTGCTTTAAAGCttcagcttaatttttaaactgctTTGCTTCGTGCTTAGACtttaactttgctttgctttaatttcaactttatTCAAAGCAAGCAGCCGCTTTgtaattgtttgctgcttgcttttaacCACCGCATTTACTTTTacacagcataaaaaaaagttaattgcctgattctgttttatttgttttgcttttattttattttatttatttgctgctgtcattgttttaagctgctgcctttggcttttatatacaagcatttgcttttagtttcaattttattttgtcgcTAATTATGACATTTTTCTGGCGAGCAATTACTGCCAAATGGTTGAAAGCACATGCAGCATTAAGTAGCCGACTCGTTGTACCaaagctctcgctctctcactatgtttgttaattaaatgattatttttaaactcgATAcgtaaaattacaatttgacTTTGGCATTAATTGCTGATGAACGacttgttatatatatataccatatactATGCGTATATAGCgcattttatataacttttatttatgtttcgAAAAGTTGGCACAGTTCGCTTTAGCGGCCAAATTGCAGCATGACGCAATTGACACAGCGACGAAtcgcaaatttttatttaaattgttggcaagcgcaacaaattatttgttgtagttgaaacagttttagtttgctgctgctagacaaaggcattttaattacttgcAAATTAATGgcgcatatatttatatacatacattgcgcatacgtcgcGTTAGCCATTATTACTTGAAGCAACAGTTTAAATGCACATAGCTCATCATTTGGCCAAACTGCTAACGTTAATAGCCCATCATAAATAGCTTGGCTCGCATCTGCTTAGCACGAATCGAACTGTGTTTATAATAGTCTATTGTGTGTCTATAGCGTAGCCAAACTATATTCAATTTTGctataaacaaactaaaaggTAGTCAGGAAATGTTAAGCATGCTAAAgtctataaacaaattgcttgcagctgtaaattcataaatatttaaagcaatcattttgtgctaaattatcaaaaacgaaagaaaaaaccccaaaaaaaattcaattgagtgTAAAATCTGTGGCGTAGAAATTTAtgaagcaaaaagtttttgcggCGGCAGCGAAATAAAAAATCTTGTCAAGTGCAAGCTGCACTTGAGAATTTGGCAAACGCCGCTGTATGCCGCATtgatatatagttatatatatatatgcatgtgtgtgtttgtgtgtcttgTGGCCAAGTATAAAAGCCACTTGAGCAATGGCCAACTTAGGCGGCAAAAATCATTGCGGCAAATGTAGCCAACTGTCTATAAAGAAAGCACTTCAAAGTTTGTGAGaagctgcaaattgcagcattaaatattgtgaatttatttaaatcgaAAAGTGTAATCAttgcttgatttattataaacatgaTGGCGAACATGTTGAGCTGGCGGCATTGatctttaattaatataaaaaatattggcgtatacttaatattaaattttctataagCATACTTGATGATATGatatataaagaattttatttgcgtataattttaagctaatattaaaataaaaaattcttgtagttttaattgatctttaattaatataaaaaatattggcgtatacttaatatttatttttctgtatGCATACTTCAGGataaattttatgtgtatatttttaagctttcttgtacttttaatttaactttaatacttgtgtattttcattttcacaaCCTtagtaagcaataaaaatgtttacagcAAGTTGTTTGCACTTTGACCCGTGCGAACTTAtgagcagcataaataaataaaatgtatataaaagcagcgcattctcttttttttgtaataagaAAAGCACTTACAGTTGATTGAACTCATCATATAATGCGCTTATGTATTTAGTGGCCGCATTAGGAGCATTAAATGAACTTTAGTTGTtgtcaataaaattgcaacaaattcacCACAAAATCGGCTTACACTctgtaatttgcatttgcagccgcaaaaagcgcaagcaatgtatgaaatttgaaattatttaaataaaatatactgTGTATAGTTTGTAGTTTACAAAAGTTAATTATgcgcaaaacaaaaccaaatgttTTCCCTCAAGCAGAATGTCGACATGTGTGAGAGAAGGCAAAAGgaacacaaaaacaataaaaattaaaaacgaaattaacacaaatgcaaatgtatgtaaattaagcaaaaaatatattgaaacaCGAGGCGCATTTGCCAGTTTCAAATTCAGACAAGGTACCCCACAGGCTACACATTTAATGGCCAAAtgtcagcacacacacacacatacacacaaacatataaatCATAAGTGTGTGCAAAAGCTTTTCAACTGCTTGcgttaacaaattatttataaattttcaactgATTTATTGTTTCTGAATTTCGACAGCAAGTGgatattatgcaaaatattttggatATTTTCTAACTTCAATTAGTtgctttataatatatttcttttgtgtttttattcgCAGCTTGCTTAAGTGCccacgttgcgtatgcgttatgTTGTTGAGTTGTAGCCAAGCCAGCTAACGGCAAACAgaaattatattcaaaaattttagttgcacACTGGACTTTTCGTTCAATTGCCAACTGATTCAGCAATggggcgtgtgggcgtggctgcagcCAGACACAAATGCAGACGCCGCGTCGACGCGTCAAGCGCAGcgcaaagcagcgcaaaaacgAGAGAATTGCCAAAATAGCAAAGTAATTGCGAATCGTAAAAATGTTCACGCTTACTAAAGCGAGAGTAGCTAACAGAATTTTTGAAGCAAGTCTAAACAAGAAAGTTAAACTTATAAAGCCACCCTCGCTAATTTGATAACTGAAACTTATAGTATTTATAGCTCTGCTGCCAAGTCGCAGCCATTTGAATGCCTTTGGCCTCTTGTCAGACGTTGACGCGTTGAGTTGTTGATGATGCTGGGCGATGATTAGCAAAGTAGCTGCCAGTCAgtcacattacgcatacgcacagtgGGCGCTCACCCGCGCTTTGTCTATTGCCGCTCTTTGAGCAGCCTTATTGTAAGCTAATTGTCTAATTGCTGGCAAGTGCACTTCAACTTactcaaatgcaattaaacagCTTGACATACGCGAGCGTCAACTACGGCACACACTTTCACTTTAGCCACTCCCCCCCCACCACCCCTTGTGCTTTGCGTCTGCAGTTTGTCTTCATTCATTGCGCAGCTGAAAGtcgtaaattttaaatgcttttgtagGTCATTGTGTGTAGCAGCTTCAGCTGAACTTTCGCACTAAGGACGACCCTGCTCTCCCACTCTTTCAACACTCCCCACCACCCCCTCACGCcttgggagcagcagcagcagctgtgtgtgtcttgtcTACACGTAAAAGAAACAAAGcgaaaatttatgcgctcaaCTGAGGCGGTCAGCTAAATGGCGCCAAAGTTCAAAGCCTGACCGACTTGTGTTTTAGTATTCTGTTGcattgcgtttttattttcgcaTTTTGTGGGCTCTGCTCTTTGcatcatttttattgtaatattgTTTGCCCCCCCAATTTTGGCATGCAAAGTGGCATAACGaatataaatgttgctgcattgGCAGCAAGTGTACAAAAAGTTTAAGGTAGAGCTcgagtgcgagagagagagagagcgagagtgtaGTGCTACTTAAGTAGCTttgttgcaaaagcaaaacaatatgCCCACGTGGCATACGTGACGTATACGTGACGTGACCTTATATTGCAGAGGCAGCGTGCACACAGTTGAGAGTTTGGTGGTTTGGCTTGAGAGCTTTATGCTATTTAAGCTTGCTGTCAAAGGTTACCGTGTGCATTGTAGTCTATTTTTggaacatatacatataaatatataagcacacattttattgctgtaaACAGTTGAGCAAGTTCAAtgtctttaattaaaaatataaatatttacaaaacaaacactgggctcaattaaatatcaaagtaCTTAATATAGAAAAGTATTTTTTGATATaccaaataatatttttaaaatttatataaatataaaaggatcaaagcaattattataacattatgttacataaaaaatacttaaacaaaagcagtatttaaaattaacttaaatattttttaatatttaattactgcattttgaattttcaacCAATTTTCAGGCTTGTTCTACTCCActtttaatgctaatttaacGGTATCTCAAGCGCATCAGCAGCTCattgaaaatgttaaatgtatttaagccAGAGCCCTAACGTCACACACATtcattcgcacacacacacacacgtgcagcaatttatagaaatgctttgcatgcaaaacATGCTAAAAACAATGCGGAGctgcacacactcacacacatacatatatacaatacatatgcatataacaCATGCTGAATTTACAAGTGGTAAGTGTTGTGCTGTTGTTTGGATTTattacacacatgcatatgaatgtgtgtgtgtgtgtttctgcgTATATTTAGCCAGTCGCAATTAATTTGGCACTCATTGCCGCATGCATAGCTACCAAACAaacatatagaaatatttttgttcgTCGCCATTGCAGCAATTGACTAAATCCGtggcaattggcaattatacaaattttatgcatagaCAATTACGCTGGCAAGACTTAAATagacaaagagagcgagagtgagagagtgagagcgggACTCAACATATGCGTTAGGCACTTCGCCTTAGGTTAGGGCCGCAAGAAAATTTGACTGTGATTGATGAACTGACCGTGTCACTGACAGACGACAAATGATTTTATACACAAACTAGACAAAGGTTAACTTAACTCTCACTGCTCTGACAATGAAGCTCCCAAAGTGACAGCCAAATAACTTGCATATGCTTAACGCTGCTTAGAGCTGTTGACAAAAGGGCGTGAAGCTGACTGCGCTGCTATCACATGCAGACAAAGCTGtgaaagctgcagctgtcaaGCACAATAACactaaaatacacacacacacatgcacacacacacacttcacCTCAGTTGCTGCCTCCACCGCAGGTGGAATCACCGCACACATTCCATAACAAATCCGCATAACTTCAAAAAGATTTGCCGcactgtttatttttattaaattagtttatgcCGCACAcgaacacaaacacaaacacaagcactTGCTACTTTAGCTACTATTGTGAACATTTTAAGCAGACACTTAAAAAGCGCTTTGCGCatcaaagtttattatttcaataattctTTATGTGCCGTGGCCTgttcgttgtgtgtgtgtgtgtttatatgtgtgtaagATTTAAGCAACTGCACCGTATGAATAATACATGGCAACTATTTACACAACGCATAAAtactaaacaatttacaaaacaaaaacaaatgcatgccaaattgtttataattattcaaCAGCTGCTCgacccatgtgtgtgtgagtgtgcaatttatatttttcaatatcaGTGCTGGTTCATTCTTCTACAGTGAACTGtctagcaattaaaatattcttaaaaacttaacttttttaataatttaaatttcctaGAATTTGATATACAAACTGCTTTTAAAATGTTCATGAAAACACCCAtagtataattaaaatgtatttttataataattataattaaaatatttttaattgtggATTTGAATTCCCAACGGCTAAATATTTTACGATTCGATTTGGTTCAACTTTGTGATTAACAATTTATCGATAGCACATTTAAATGCGCTCAAAGTACATTATTAACgattaattaactaaacttATTTGCAAATAGATATATTAGTATATATGACAAGGTGTAACATCCTCAATTTCCTGTCCATCTAACGTTTTAATTTGGCACTCGCATAGAAAGTGAACAATCTTGCGTTCGGCTTTGCCACGCTGATCCGGGCTTAAGCCATCCAACAGCATTTGAACTTTGTTCAGCAAACTGTTGTTGGGCGACACATTACTAGTTTGGGTTTGCTGCATTAGCTGCAGGCACTCCTTGGACTGTTGGAGCACAGTTTCCATATTGCTAATGACAGTGCCAATGAGATTTTCAGCGCTGGGCGGCGCAGAGTCTGCTTCCAATATGCCTGCGGATGAATCAGCAAGCAATTCCTCGCCAGAGGCATTATAACTATCCACTGTTTCGCCTATGGATGCTTCAGGCTCCAAGCTATTAGACAACTCCACTAAATCCATATGCTCCTGCTGCTCCGCTTCAGTTAGGACTTCAATCTGCTGCGTCTCATCATAGGCCAGCTCCTGATCCAGTTCATCATTGCTATAGGGATAGTCTGTACCCCAGATATGCTCGCCTGGTGCCAACTGCACAACTGTAGTCTGTTCCGCCTGCTCCGATCGCGCTTTAGGTGGTCGCCCGCGTTTCTTAATATGCTCCAACACCAAGGGCACACCCTTGCGAAAGTGTCGCCCCAGAAAGAGCAAATCATTAAAGTATCGCCAGCTTATAGGCGTGCTCTGGTCCAGTTGCTGGTTGCGATACTCGCGCGCAAAACGATCTCTCAGCTGCTTCCAGCGTTTGTAGCAAACTTCCTCTGAAAATGCAATAAGCTTTAGATGATTTCATGTGTATAGCACAGCTATGCTCACCAGACACATGCAGACTCTGTGAGATGGCACACCAGGCATCGTTCTTTGCTGCTAGATTCTTGGAATTCCTTATCTGATGCCTATCATATAGCACGGTATGTTGCTTAACTAGCTCTATGAGCTCCTGGCAAAACAGAATATCACTCTCCTGCTCTTCCAGCTCctgttcttttgttttatcatccagcggctgctgctcctctcCCGTTTCCTTGCGCGTGCGTCTGGGCTTGCGTACGCGCTGTTCCACTTTTAATCCTTCCAAACTTTTGTGTTTAACCAAACCATGCTTATAGTGATcctttaaaaataacaaacgcGGAAACATATCCCAGTAGGTTGGGCTATTAGTCTCCTGGAAGCGGCGAAACTCCTTGCCAAACCGATCTCTGATGCTTTTCCAACGTGTAATGCAGGCGCGCTCACTAGCGCCTACTTTTTCAGAAATCAGTTTCCAAGCGGCATCTTTATTCGCCGCATTCTTCGCGCTGCGTGCGCTGTCTTTGTCGTACAATATGGGAAAGTTTTCAATCAGTTTAATCAGCTCCAAATCATCCATTAtctatttgtttacatttggcTAAGTTCTACGGTTAATAGAGATGGACGATAACAGAAACCGTGAGTAATCTAAAAGATATCAGTTACGTCGTGAGCATTGTCGATAAATCGAATAACTAGAGTTGTGACTCGATTTTCCGTCCATGCTTTTTTCTAGCAACATACTGTCATCCACGCATTGCTTGAAACCGAAAACTAGCCACatgtattataaattaaaaattgcaattttgttataaataaaagagcaaAACTGCCGGAAAAACAAGCACAAATCAGGAAAATACCTACATGAGAGCTTTAAGTGTTCACGGTGCTGTGAGAAAAGTGAAATCTGCTGGTAAAAGTTTGCTAAGACAGCgggcgtgtatgtgtgtgtaggaaTCTGCAAAACGAGACCAAAAAAGCCGACAACAGAGTAAACGGgcacaaacataaaaagttgcgcccattttgttgttgtttattcattaaatacacacgaacaaacaacaaccaacgcttctgtttgtgtgtatgtttttttcatacacacatatacatacatgcacatacacactGATTGCAATGCAAGCGTATGTGTGCCTATGagttggagcagcagcagcagcaagaccAGCGAGCTCCCGCTCCCCAATACATAGCCGTCGACGGTCTCTCACACCAATACAAGCGcaagcaagcgagcgagcgaacagcagcgccaaagaAACAGTTACCGCACGTATAAGCACAGTAGTCgtagtcgcagtcgcagtcagaGCGGCAGAAGCAACGTCATAAATTTGTCATCGCTACATCTTTTTGGgttatatgaaaataattttaaattaaattaagaaaaCGTAAAGGAGCCGCATTATACAAAGATGATATTGCTGGAAATCAATAATCGCATCATAGAGGAAACGTTGCTGGTCAAATACCGCAATGCTATAGCAGGGTAAGCCTTCAAATCTAACTGTAACATGTTATAGTATTCCTTTACTTCTCTTTATCTGTAATTCTTGCACTGTCTTatcagtttttgttgttagctttATCAGCATATTTCTATGAAAGCTCTACCTAATTCGGGTGTTGTTCTGACACTCACACTCACCCATACGCATACTTATGCATGCGTCAGTGTGCTTTGTTGAGTGTGCAGCGCATGTGTATTGATGTATTTGAGCTCCCCCTTTCCCTTTTATTCAACCACCCGCAGCCGCAACGCATTTGTTATTTCAGTTTAGCGAGTTTATCGCATCATTTGTGCATAGCACCCCCGCTCccttttaatttatacttatGTTGAATAcctcacacagacacacacatgcgcatgcATAACATGTATAAAGCTGTTTGCAATTGAGTCATCAATGTAATCACAGTATCGCCTTCGAGCACCGGCTGCCCAAAACAAAGCGCCAACTGTTTTACCGGGTGGAGTCAAAGTGGCATATTTTGGATTTCCATTCCAGCTTGTGTCTCAAATGCTCCAATACTAATCCAATTCGAACGGCATCCTGTTTAATCCCTCATATTAAAACAGATGACTTGTGTTTGCGTACAAATGTTATAACTTATGGAGTCAAAGTGGCATATTTTGGATTTCCATTCCAGCTTGTGTCTCAAATGCTCCAATACTAATCCAATTCGAACGGCATCCTGTTTAATCCCTCATATTAAAACAGATGACTTGTGTTTGCGTACAAATGTTATAACTTATGGAGTCAAAGTGGCATATTTTGGATTTCCATTCCAGCTTGTGTCTCAAATGCTCCAATACAAATCCAATTCGAACGGCATCCTGTTTAATCCCTCATATTATAACAGATGACTTGTGTTTGCGTACAAATGTTATAACTTATGGAGTCAAAGTGGCATATCTTGGATTTCTATTCCAGTTTATGTCTCAAATGCTCCAAAACTAATCCAATTCGAACGGCATCCTGTTTAATTCCTCATATTAAAACAGATGACTTGTGTTTGCGTACAATTGTAACTCCTTATGGAGTCAAAGTGGCATATCTTGGATTTCTATTCCAGTCTGTGTCTCAAATGCTccaatatcaattaaattcgAACGGCATcctgtttaatttattatattaaaacagATGACTTGTgtttgtatacaattttttataacttaaactgattattttaattatacgTTATTTAAAAGTGtagaaaactaatttttatatattcttattttGCAGACTCAAACCAGAATCGATAGATATACTAATAGCTGATTTTGATGGGGTGCTTTATCATATGTCCAATGTCAATAGCGATAAAACTAAAGTGCGGGTGAGTTATTAACAcgtgaaacaaaagcaattttctttttaactaATGATTTTTCTTGCGTTTAATAGATCAGCATATCGCTCAAGTTCTACAAACAACTGGTGGAGCATGGTGCTGATGAACTGCTCAAGCGTGAATATGGAAATTTACTGACTGATACGGAAGAAGGTTACAATGTTTCTGTACTTATTAATCTGGATGATATACCTACGGACTGGGAGCAAATGGCTAAGAAAATTGGACTGCTGAAGCGCAATTGCTTTGCCTCTGTGTTTGAAAAGTATTTCGATTTCCAAGAGCAAGGCGAGGAAGGACAAAAGCGTGCTGTCATCAACTATCGTAACGATGAAACACTGTAAATAGCCCAATTTCTATCATGGAAAGTATTTAAGTAATctgtttaatttgtagctaTGTAGAGGCGAAGGCTGATCGCGTTACGGTTGTCTTCAGCACCATATTTAGGGACGAAGATGATGTCATCATTGGCAAAGTATTTATGCAGGAATTGAGAGAGGGACGTCGTGCCTCTCATACTGCGCCACAAGTGCTCTTCACGCACCGCGAACCGCCTTTGGAATTGGCCAACACTGATGCTAAAGTGGGAGACAATATTGGTTACGTTACATTCGGTAGGTGGATCTAAAGATTATTCTATTTTGTATCTTAGGTGGAGTCAAAGTGGCATATTTTTAAGATATATTCTAGTTTGTGTCTCAAATGCTccaaaattaactaaaaagaCGAACGGCATCCTGTTTAATCCTTTATATTATAACAGATGACTTGTGTTTGTGTACAGTCAATATTATCTGTCATACTCTGTGGAGTCAAAGTGGCATAACTAAGAGTTATTTTCTAGTTTGTGTCTCAAATGCTccaaaattaactaaaaagaCGAACGGCATCCTGTTTAATCCTTTATATTATAACAGATGACTTGTGTTTGTGTACAGCAAATATTATCTGTCATACTCTGTGGAGTCAAAGTGGCATAACTAAGAGTTATTTTCTAGTTTGTGTCTCAAATGCTccaaaattaactaaaaagaCGAACGGCATCCTGTTTAATCCTTTATATTATAACAGATGACTTGTGTTTGTGTACAGCAAATATTATCTGTCATACTCTGTGGAGTCAAAGTGGCATAACTAAGAGTTATTTTCTAGTTTGTGTCTCAAATGCTccaaaattaactaaaaagaCGAACGACGGCATCCTGTTTAATCCCTCATATTAAAACAGATGACTTGTGTTTGTGTACAGCAAATATTATCTGTCATACTCTGTGGAGTCAAAGTGGCATAACTAAGAGTTATTTTCTAGTTTGTGTCTCAAACGCTccaaaattaactaaaaatccGAACGGCATCCTGTTtaatcaataatattaaaacagaTGACTTGTGTTTGTGTACAGTAGAACATTAGATCGAATGTTAGTTTATAACTGATTCCATTCTATATCCATTAATTGCATATACTTTCTATTTGCAGTGCTATTTCCTCGACATACCAACAAGGAAACAAGGGACaatactataaatttaatacacatGTTCCGAGATTATTTGCATTATCACATTAAGGTAAGTTAACTATTGTACAATTTTATCTTAtagtatttaattgtattCCTTAACAGTGTTCAAAGGCTTACATTCATTCGCGTATGCGAGCAAAAACCTCAGATTTCCTCAAGGTGCTAAATCGTGCAAGACCCGAGCCCAAGAATATTGAAAAGAAGACTATAACGTAAGCAATACTTTCTATAAATAGACATTTCACTTTTACGcctatataaacaaaaacattttctattttcagGGGGAGAACATTCATACGCAAAGAATGATGCGCTAAGtatatttagttgtttttatataaatataaaaataaaaaatttgtattaaacatTGAGATAAATCAATCAG
Proteins encoded in this region:
- the LOC108602385 gene encoding uncharacterized protein LOC108602385, which gives rise to MDDLELIKLIENFPILYDKDSARSAKNAANKDAAWKLISEKVGASERACITRWKSIRDRFGKEFRRFQETNSPTYWDMFPRLLFLKDHYKHGLVKHKSLEGLKVEQRVRKPRRTRKETGEEQQPLDDKTKEQELEEQESDILFCQELIELVKQHTVLYDRHQIRNSKNLAAKNDAWCAISQSLHVSEEVCYKRWKQLRDRFAREYRNQQLDQSTPISWRYFNDLLFLGRHFRKGVPLVLEHIKKRGRPPKARSEQAEQTTVVQLAPGEHIWGTDYPYSNDELDQELAYDETQQIEVLTEAEQQEHMDLVELSNSLEPEASIGETVDSYNASGEELLADSSAGILEADSAPPSAENLIGTVISNMETVLQQSKECLQLMQQTQTSNVSPNNSLLNKVQMLLDGLSPDQRGKAERKIVHFLCECQIKTLDGQEIEDVTPCHIY
- the LOC108597389 gene encoding actin-related protein 2/3 complex subunit 2, which codes for MILLEINNRIIEETLLVKYRNAIAGLKPESIDILIADFDGVLYHMSNVNSDKTKVRISISLKFYKQLVEHGADELLKREYGNLLTDTEEGYNVSVLINLDDIPTDWEQMAKKIGLLKRNCFASVFEKYFDFQEQGEEGQKRAVINYRNDETLYVEAKADRVTVVFSTIFRDEDDVIIGKVFMQELREGRRASHTAPQVLFTHREPPLELANTDAKVGDNIGYVTFVLFPRHTNKETRDNTINLIHMFRDYLHYHIKCSKAYIHSRMRAKTSDFLKVLNRARPEPKNIEKKTITGRTFIRKE